In a single window of the Paenibacillus sp. MMS20-IR301 genome:
- a CDS encoding extracellular solute-binding protein, whose protein sequence is MTTRGSKKWASPAMAVLMVSTMLLSACSSKEDTASGNAGSPAPATLKVELFDRGNTPSGYTISDSYLTRLVQERFGEPNNINVEFVPVPRSEEIQKLNVLMASKSEVPDLVFTYDSGTFNRYAEQGGLTDLTELIDEYAPNLKKFLGEDTLAYGQYNGQQFAIPGRRLVLGKYAGYVRQDWLDKLGLPAPSTTEELYNTLKAFKEQDPGNTGGKVIPFGVSLAAAQYEPLIWSFIKPLTEEQRYTLTQQLGSSDYPALLPGFEDALKFMNKLYNEGLMSKDFGLDKDKKQLWQSLQNGLVGFYTEDAGEPYFTWNDFYENLQANVPGASITPVDTFTNDAGEHAKPAYAPNAMYVMIPKSSSNAVAALKYLDWMASDTNLFDIQFGVENENYTLVDGVPVVKPDATSDITDRLYNFGDVAIIVNGKFAGDDAKNEAAYIAQTPEKFQADMKKSVEISNVDTIQPVRFGHPIEAEAKYGTALADKFQEIIVKLTMIKPEQFDSIYDSMIKDYMASGGQAILDERTAAYKEMTSK, encoded by the coding sequence ATGACGACAAGAGGGTCTAAGAAATGGGCAAGCCCGGCAATGGCGGTTCTGATGGTCTCTACAATGCTGTTATCCGCGTGTTCTTCGAAGGAGGATACGGCGAGCGGAAATGCCGGTTCTCCCGCGCCTGCTACATTAAAGGTGGAACTGTTCGACCGCGGCAATACACCTTCCGGTTACACCATCTCTGACAGTTACTTAACCAGACTTGTACAGGAGCGGTTCGGTGAGCCGAACAATATTAATGTAGAGTTCGTTCCTGTTCCCCGCTCGGAAGAAATCCAGAAGCTGAATGTTCTGATGGCCAGCAAGAGTGAAGTGCCGGATCTAGTATTCACCTATGACTCAGGTACGTTCAACCGCTATGCAGAGCAGGGCGGACTTACGGATCTTACCGAACTTATTGATGAATATGCGCCTAATCTGAAGAAATTCCTCGGTGAAGATACGCTGGCTTACGGACAGTATAACGGCCAGCAGTTCGCAATTCCGGGCAGAAGGCTGGTGCTAGGCAAATATGCCGGTTATGTCCGCCAGGACTGGCTGGATAAGCTGGGTCTGCCGGCGCCGTCAACTACCGAAGAGCTGTATAACACACTTAAGGCATTCAAGGAACAAGACCCGGGCAATACCGGCGGCAAAGTAATTCCATTCGGTGTAAGTCTGGCGGCTGCCCAGTATGAACCGCTGATCTGGTCGTTTATTAAGCCGCTTACTGAGGAACAGCGCTATACCCTGACCCAGCAGCTGGGCTCAAGCGACTATCCGGCACTGCTGCCGGGCTTTGAGGATGCGCTGAAATTCATGAATAAGCTCTATAATGAAGGGCTGATGAGCAAGGATTTCGGCCTGGATAAAGATAAGAAACAGCTGTGGCAGAGTCTGCAGAATGGTCTGGTAGGCTTCTATACGGAGGATGCAGGTGAACCTTACTTCACCTGGAATGACTTCTATGAGAACCTGCAGGCTAATGTGCCGGGAGCGTCCATCACTCCGGTGGATACTTTTACGAATGATGCAGGCGAGCATGCCAAACCGGCTTATGCCCCTAACGCCATGTATGTCATGATCCCGAAATCCAGCAGCAATGCGGTAGCGGCGCTGAAATATCTCGACTGGATGGCTTCGGATACGAATCTGTTCGATATTCAGTTCGGTGTAGAGAATGAGAACTACACACTGGTGGACGGTGTTCCGGTCGTTAAACCGGATGCCACCTCTGACATCACCGACCGCCTGTATAACTTTGGTGATGTTGCGATTATCGTTAACGGTAAATTCGCCGGTGATGATGCGAAGAATGAGGCGGCTTACATTGCCCAGACCCCGGAGAAATTCCAGGCGGATATGAAGAAGTCGGTAGAAATCTCCAATGTCGATACAATTCAGCCGGTGCGGTTCGGTCATCCGATCGAGGCCGAGGCGAAATACGGTACGGCGCTTGCGGATAAGTTCCAGGAAATCATTGTCAAGCTGACTATGATCAAGCCTGAGCAGTTCGACAGCATATATGACTCGATGATTAAAGATTATATGGCAAGCGGCGGCCAGGCGATTCTGGATGAGCGTACTGCGGCTTATAAAGAAATGACATCCAAATAG
- a CDS encoding metallophosphoesterase: MTRLAGSGRKRVRRAGTGPVGRLNRMAKAQIIEFAVFGDSHVGYGNSLSMFGSLLPKAAGSGNKRFFIFGGDNTQAGADHGNHAGTYYKDFKDTVTGTLGSIPYKASIGNWEASTRPLFTQYLGAVAGQMNFPGTKGRVKYVWLDCALGIFTPASINLLRKLDDSHYYIIDFHWPLKVQGITVEPSHVLSAAETTRFFSSIPVKARDKVLAIFTHHGHKFYRKLANIHPDYPRTKFFVCGCSGDYKCKPNDRGYYNATLTGSGTGYRVDAIIAR, translated from the coding sequence ATGACAAGGCTGGCGGGATCGGGCAGGAAACGGGTGCGCCGTGCAGGGACGGGACCCGTAGGCAGATTGAACCGTATGGCAAAGGCTCAGATCATAGAGTTTGCGGTGTTTGGTGACAGTCATGTGGGGTACGGGAACAGCCTAAGCATGTTTGGAAGTCTTTTACCGAAGGCAGCAGGCAGCGGCAATAAGCGTTTTTTTATTTTTGGCGGGGATAATACACAAGCAGGGGCCGACCACGGAAATCATGCAGGCACCTATTACAAGGATTTTAAGGATACCGTAACCGGCACACTTGGAAGTATTCCTTACAAAGCATCCATAGGCAATTGGGAGGCCAGCACCCGGCCGTTATTCACACAATATCTGGGGGCGGTTGCCGGACAGATGAATTTCCCGGGTACAAAGGGCAGGGTGAAATATGTATGGCTGGACTGTGCTCTTGGAATATTCACTCCGGCGAGTATTAACCTGCTCAGGAAGCTGGACGACAGCCATTACTATATTATTGATTTTCACTGGCCCCTTAAGGTGCAGGGAATTACGGTTGAGCCCAGCCATGTGTTAAGTGCGGCGGAGACAACCAGATTTTTCTCGTCTATCCCGGTTAAAGCCAGAGATAAAGTGCTGGCCATATTTACGCATCACGGGCATAAATTTTACCGCAAGCTGGCAAACATTCATCCGGACTATCCCAGAACGAAGTTCTTTGTGTGCGGCTGCTCCGGTGACTATAAATGTAAGCCGAATGACCGGGGATACTATAATGCAACCTTGACGGGCAGCGGTACCGGGTACCGGGTCGACGCTATTATCGCACGCTGA
- a CDS encoding TetR/AcrR family transcriptional regulator C-terminal domain-containing protein, whose protein sequence is MDNTTPRTDPRVLRTRQMLREAVIDMMEEMSIEKITVNKIAERAKINRVTFYLHYRDIPDMLEKMADDMAEEVMQVVSSYTDNPDASENEKWPMLERLLGHIAGNAKFYKVVLTSRRSTIFSDRLFRLMAGIISDRVDKGRADSVTSNTVVQRDIAVWYGSAALIGTIIAWLREDMPYTPQYMAKQIALLRAN, encoded by the coding sequence ATGGATAACACAACCCCACGGACCGACCCGCGGGTGCTGCGGACCAGGCAGATGCTGAGAGAGGCTGTCATTGATATGATGGAAGAAATGAGCATCGAGAAAATTACCGTCAACAAGATCGCAGAGCGTGCGAAGATTAACCGGGTGACCTTCTATCTGCATTACCGTGATATTCCGGATATGCTGGAGAAAATGGCTGATGATATGGCCGAAGAGGTCATGCAGGTGGTCAGCAGTTATACGGACAATCCTGATGCGTCTGAGAATGAGAAATGGCCGATGCTGGAGCGTCTGCTGGGTCATATCGCCGGTAATGCGAAATTCTACAAGGTTGTGCTTACATCGCGGCGGAGTACGATTTTCTCGGACCGTCTGTTCAGGCTGATGGCTGGCATCATTTCCGACCGTGTGGATAAAGGAAGGGCTGACAGCGTGACTTCTAACACAGTTGTGCAGAGGGATATCGCCGTCTGGTACGGCAGCGCCGCCTTAATCGGAACCATCATTGCCTGGCTCCGGGAGGATATGCCGTATACGCCGCAGTATATGGCCAAGCAGATTGCATTGCTCCGTGCAAATTGA
- a CDS encoding DHA2 family efflux MFS transporter permease subunit: MSNKTELKDSSIKKGPILFVMILGAFLATLNQTIMSVATPELMRDFSITAATAQWLTTGYMLVNGVLIPITAYLMQRFTTRELFQASMFIFFGGTLVSALAGSFPVLLTGRMIQAAGAGIIMPLLTNVILTLFPREKRGAAMGMVGLAIIFAPAIGPTLAGYIMEHYSWETMFYGMLPLTVIVIVCGFIYLKNVAERMYPKIDLTSVILSTIGFGTLLYGFSRAASAGWSSAEVLLSLAAGVISLGLFVWRQLASASPLLDLRAFKYNMFSLTTVISVAVTIVMYADMMLLPLYLQNARGFTAMESGLLLLPGAVIMGALMPVTGKLFDRFGAKWLAVIGLLITILATLSFVNLTDSTSYVYLMLMSTGRRIGMALLLMPIQTLGLNQLPNKLNSHGTAISNTVRQVAGAVGTSLLVTVMTSRTTAHMKDIMVSGVQDTKEHMITAATIQGINDSYLVIVAIGIIGLVLSFFIKQVGQATEKEAELKLGKVVAKEV; encoded by the coding sequence GTGAGTAACAAGACAGAACTAAAAGACAGTTCCATCAAAAAGGGACCCATCTTGTTTGTAATGATTCTGGGGGCCTTTCTGGCCACACTGAATCAGACGATTATGAGTGTCGCCACACCGGAGTTAATGCGTGATTTCAGCATCACAGCTGCTACGGCCCAGTGGCTGACCACCGGCTATATGCTGGTTAACGGGGTGCTGATTCCGATCACCGCCTATTTGATGCAGCGCTTTACTACGCGTGAGCTGTTCCAGGCATCGATGTTCATCTTCTTCGGAGGCACGCTCGTCTCCGCCCTCGCCGGAAGCTTCCCGGTGCTGCTGACCGGCCGGATGATTCAGGCTGCCGGCGCAGGCATTATTATGCCGCTGCTGACCAATGTCATCTTAACCCTGTTCCCGCGTGAGAAAAGAGGCGCCGCCATGGGAATGGTCGGGCTGGCCATTATCTTCGCCCCGGCGATCGGCCCTACACTGGCCGGATATATTATGGAGCATTACTCCTGGGAGACCATGTTCTACGGCATGCTGCCGCTCACTGTTATCGTTATCGTCTGCGGCTTCATCTATCTGAAAAATGTTGCCGAGCGCATGTATCCGAAAATCGACTTAACCAGCGTAATCTTGTCCACCATCGGCTTCGGAACCCTGCTGTACGGCTTCAGCCGTGCGGCCAGCGCAGGCTGGTCGAGCGCCGAGGTGCTGCTGTCGCTTGCCGCAGGCGTAATTTCACTCGGCTTGTTTGTATGGAGACAGCTTGCTTCAGCAAGCCCGCTGCTCGATCTGCGGGCGTTCAAATATAATATGTTCTCCCTGACCACTGTCATCAGTGTCGCCGTAACGATTGTGATGTATGCCGACATGATGCTGCTGCCGCTCTATCTGCAGAATGCCCGCGGCTTCACCGCAATGGAATCCGGCCTGCTGCTGCTTCCCGGCGCAGTGATCATGGGAGCGCTGATGCCCGTTACCGGCAAGCTGTTTGACCGCTTCGGTGCGAAATGGCTGGCTGTTATCGGCCTGCTGATCACCATACTGGCCACATTAAGCTTCGTGAATCTGACAGATTCAACAAGCTATGTCTACCTGATGCTCATGTCCACAGGCCGCCGGATCGGGATGGCGCTGCTGCTCATGCCGATTCAGACGCTGGGTCTCAATCAGCTGCCAAACAAGCTTAACTCCCATGGTACTGCCATCTCCAATACAGTAAGACAGGTAGCCGGTGCTGTCGGAACCTCCCTGCTGGTCACGGTCATGACCAGCAGGACCACAGCCCATATGAAGGATATTATGGTCAGCGGTGTGCAGGATACCAAGGAGCACATGATTACTGCGGCTACCATCCAGGGCATCAATGATTCTTATCTCGTCATTGTCGCCATCGGCATCATCGGTCTGGTCCTCTCCTTCTTCATTAAGCAGGTGGGCCAGGCCACCGAGAAGGAAGCTGAATTGAAGCTGGGTAAGGTTGTTGCTAAGGAAGTTTAA
- a CDS encoding Type 1 glutamine amidotransferase-like domain-containing protein, which produces MKLLLTSAGVNNKSIHNALVGMLSKPIADSSALCIPTAMYGHPWLGPGVEAWQFISGNSGNPMVDLGWKSVGVLELTALPSINKERWVPLVQETDVLLAAGGDALYLSHWMRQSGLAELLPSLQAVYVGMSAGSMVMAPNVGEFFVGWTPPAGGDGALGLVDFAMFPHLDHEKLPGNTMAAAEEWAAGIRGPAYAMDDQTAIKVIDGTTEVISEGVWKYFASH; this is translated from the coding sequence ATGAAACTATTGCTGACATCTGCAGGTGTTAATAACAAAAGCATACACAACGCGCTAGTGGGCATGCTCAGCAAGCCGATTGCTGACTCCAGTGCCCTATGCATCCCCACTGCGATGTACGGACACCCCTGGTTAGGCCCAGGGGTCGAAGCCTGGCAGTTCATTAGCGGGAACTCCGGGAATCCTATGGTCGATCTCGGGTGGAAGTCAGTTGGTGTACTGGAGCTCACCGCACTGCCAAGCATCAACAAAGAGCGCTGGGTGCCGCTGGTTCAGGAGACGGACGTCCTCCTGGCAGCAGGCGGCGACGCCCTCTATCTGAGCCACTGGATGCGGCAGTCCGGACTGGCAGAGCTCTTGCCGTCACTGCAGGCAGTATATGTGGGAATGAGCGCCGGAAGTATGGTAATGGCACCTAATGTCGGGGAATTCTTCGTTGGCTGGACCCCACCCGCCGGTGGCGATGGAGCACTGGGTTTAGTTGATTTTGCAATGTTTCCGCATCTGGATCATGAGAAACTGCCTGGAAACACCATGGCTGCTGCCGAGGAATGGGCTGCCGGGATACGGGGGCCGGCATATGCGATGGATGATCAAACGGCTATTAAAGTGATTGACGGAACAACCGAAGTTATTTCGGAAGGGGTTTGGAAGTATTTCGCTTCCCATTAG
- a CDS encoding ABC transporter ATP-binding protein → MSILEISGISKTYGSLYALQDISFAVEPGEWVSIMGSSGSGKSTMLNMIGLMDKPTSGEIRIDGIVTSTLSPRKLTEIRRDKIGLVFQQFHLIPHLTALENVMVAQYYHSMPDEKEALAALARVGLEGRAKHLPRQLSGGEQQRVCIARALINYPALILADEPTGNLDEANEGIVLELFQELHREGHTIIMVTHAPEVGELAERQIRLEHGVIKEIRTPLPAAEYANPGIRQPQRSI, encoded by the coding sequence ATGAGTATACTGGAAATCTCGGGCATCAGCAAAACATACGGCAGTCTGTATGCGCTGCAGGATATCAGCTTTGCCGTGGAGCCGGGAGAATGGGTGTCGATTATGGGCTCCTCCGGCTCGGGCAAGAGCACCATGCTGAACATGATCGGTCTGATGGACAAGCCGACCAGCGGCGAAATCCGGATTGACGGTATTGTGACCTCTACGCTGAGTCCGCGGAAGCTGACCGAGATCCGCAGGGATAAAATCGGCCTGGTCTTCCAGCAGTTTCATCTCATTCCCCATCTGACTGCGCTGGAGAATGTAATGGTTGCCCAGTACTATCACAGTATGCCGGATGAGAAGGAAGCGCTAGCCGCACTGGCGCGTGTCGGACTGGAGGGCCGGGCCAAGCATCTGCCGCGGCAGCTGTCCGGCGGTGAACAGCAGCGGGTCTGCATTGCCAGAGCGCTGATTAATTATCCGGCGCTGATTCTGGCGGATGAGCCGACGGGGAATCTGGATGAGGCCAATGAAGGCATTGTGCTGGAGCTGTTCCAGGAGCTGCACCGCGAAGGGCATACGATCATTATGGTTACCCATGCACCGGAGGTCGGCGAGCTGGCGGAACGCCAGATCCGGCTGGAGCATGGCGTGATTAAGGAGATCCGTACCCCGCTGCCCGCCGCAGAATATGCGAATCCCGGCATTAGACAACCACAGCGGAGCATATAG
- a CDS encoding ABC transporter permease: MRKSRMFLTMLVSSFRKRKSRMLIALFAIIVGTAVISGLISVYYDISVKMGMEFRSYGANLILTPGEDAQDSVFEQSVVQEISGIFPEDKIVGYTPYLYGLANFYTRRLVVIGTWFDQIPKITPYWEITGEINTDRKATGIAMVGKDVSEKLGYKLGTVLPMKDPVTGNEQQVTVTGIISSGGTEDNQIFINLTDAQKLFHQEKLANAAYFSVTGDGLEAAAAAVTDRYPALKLSPIKQISSSEAVMLDKISSLVYIVVAIILLSTLLCVATTMMTMVMERKAEIALKKVLGAQNKPLALEFLSEAAVLALAGTFAGLGLGYGLAQVIGESVFQSPISFRWAVIPLVTLASLLVAGLASLIPLRTVIGIEPAVVLKGE, from the coding sequence ATGCGCAAGTCAAGGATGTTCCTGACCATGCTGGTGAGCTCATTCCGCAAACGGAAATCAAGAATGCTGATTGCCCTGTTTGCCATTATCGTGGGCACTGCGGTCATTTCGGGTCTGATTAGTGTCTACTATGATATCAGTGTGAAGATGGGGATGGAATTCCGCTCCTATGGAGCGAATCTGATTCTGACCCCCGGTGAAGATGCGCAGGACAGCGTATTTGAGCAAAGTGTGGTTCAGGAGATATCCGGTATTTTTCCGGAGGATAAAATAGTCGGCTACACCCCGTATCTGTACGGGCTGGCTAACTTTTACACACGCCGTCTGGTGGTAATAGGCACCTGGTTTGACCAGATACCGAAGATTACGCCTTACTGGGAAATCACGGGCGAGATCAATACGGACCGGAAGGCTACCGGGATTGCCATGGTCGGCAAGGATGTATCCGAGAAGCTTGGCTATAAGCTCGGCACAGTGCTGCCGATGAAGGACCCGGTTACAGGCAATGAACAGCAGGTGACGGTAACGGGAATTATCAGCAGCGGCGGGACGGAGGACAATCAGATCTTCATTAACCTTACGGATGCGCAAAAGCTGTTCCATCAGGAGAAGCTGGCTAACGCCGCTTACTTCAGTGTAACGGGGGACGGGCTGGAGGCAGCGGCGGCAGCTGTGACTGATCGATATCCGGCGCTCAAGCTGAGCCCGATTAAGCAAATATCCAGTTCAGAGGCAGTTATGCTGGATAAAATCAGCTCGCTTGTCTACATTGTTGTAGCCATTATCCTCTTGTCCACGCTGCTTTGCGTAGCCACAACGATGATGACGATGGTGATGGAGCGCAAAGCGGAGATCGCCCTCAAAAAGGTGCTGGGGGCGCAGAACAAACCGCTGGCGCTGGAATTCTTAAGTGAAGCGGCAGTGCTGGCGCTGGCCGGTACTTTTGCCGGATTAGGCCTCGGTTACGGGCTGGCACAGGTGATTGGAGAAAGCGTGTTTCAGTCCCCGATCTCCTTCCGCTGGGCGGTCATTCCGCTGGTTACCCTGGCGTCGCTGCTGGTAGCCGGGCTGGCCTCGTTAATTCCGCTCAGGACCGTCATTGGCATTGAACCGGCAGTTGTATTAAAAGGGGAATAG
- a CDS encoding ABC transporter permease — protein sequence MFARMLAKAFTVGFKGKLLLIITIAFGASLATAMLNVSLDVGDKMNRELKTYGANLQVVPKMDALPAEIDGIDFNPLADRQFIEETELPKIKTIFWAYNIVAFTPYLEATATVADISHPVGVVGTWFNKRLDLPTGEQINTGITQLKTWWQVEGSWVNDEESGSAMVGAGLARQLGITPGQTLQVDVGAKGSAPSLPLKVSGVVSGGGTDDNKIYVPLSTLQQALGLSGKVGKVEVSALTTPENELARRAALNPETLSAKDYETWYCTAYVSAIAYQIEKALPGTEAKVIRQVAESEGIILNKIQLLMLILTVAALISSGLGISGLMTTKVLERSKEIGLMKALGAQGTAVLALFLTEAVISGILGGLLGYGTGLGFAYIIDRTVFDTTLSFKGLVLPLVLLLSVLLTLAGSYSAMRMVIRLHPAHVMRGGR from the coding sequence ATGTTTGCTAGAATGCTAGCCAAAGCATTTACCGTCGGCTTTAAAGGCAAGCTTCTGCTGATCATTACGATTGCGTTTGGAGCTTCCCTCGCTACCGCGATGCTGAATGTTTCTCTGGATGTAGGCGACAAGATGAACAGGGAATTGAAAACATACGGCGCCAATCTGCAGGTAGTTCCCAAAATGGATGCCTTGCCTGCTGAGATCGACGGCATTGACTTCAATCCGCTGGCGGACCGGCAATTTATTGAGGAGACTGAGCTGCCGAAGATTAAGACGATTTTTTGGGCCTATAATATCGTAGCGTTCACTCCCTATCTGGAGGCCACTGCCACTGTGGCGGATATCAGCCATCCGGTCGGGGTAGTGGGCACCTGGTTTAACAAGCGGCTGGATCTGCCGACAGGTGAGCAGATTAATACCGGCATAACGCAGCTCAAAACCTGGTGGCAGGTGGAAGGCAGCTGGGTGAATGATGAGGAGAGCGGCAGCGCGATGGTTGGCGCCGGATTGGCCCGGCAGCTCGGGATTACTCCGGGGCAGACACTCCAGGTCGATGTCGGAGCCAAAGGCAGTGCGCCAAGTCTTCCGCTCAAGGTCAGCGGCGTGGTCAGCGGCGGCGGAACGGATGATAACAAAATTTACGTTCCCCTTAGCACATTACAGCAGGCGCTGGGCCTTTCCGGCAAAGTGGGCAAGGTGGAGGTCAGTGCGCTGACCACCCCGGAGAATGAACTGGCCCGGCGGGCGGCGCTGAATCCGGAAACCTTGTCTGCCAAGGACTATGAGACCTGGTATTGTACCGCCTATGTCAGTGCGATTGCTTATCAGATTGAGAAGGCGCTGCCCGGAACGGAAGCCAAAGTGATCCGCCAGGTAGCAGAATCTGAGGGGATTATTCTGAATAAAATACAGCTGCTGATGCTGATCCTGACCGTTGCCGCATTGATCAGCTCGGGACTTGGCATTTCGGGCCTCATGACGACAAAGGTGCTGGAGCGCAGCAAGGAGATCGGGCTGATGAAGGCGCTCGGGGCACAGGGGACGGCGGTTCTTGCACTGTTTTTGACAGAGGCGGTGATTTCAGGCATTCTAGGCGGGCTGCTCGGTTACGGCACGGGGCTTGGCTTTGCATATATTATTGACCGTACCGTGTTTGATACTACGCTTTCGTTCAAGGGTCTGGTTCTTCCGCTGGTGCTGCTGCTGTCTGTGCTCCTGACTCTGGCCGGGAGCTATTCAGCCATGCGGATGGTAATCCGGCTTCACCCTGCCCATGTCATGCGGGGCGGCAGATAG
- a CDS encoding Fe-S-containing protein — translation MLKAIAIMLGNGFEAALLIAVMIIWLRHAGKLRLVKWVYAGAGAAAAAGWLVLYPLKVSGPKKESFTGWMMALCFVLEILLVIWMSRELRGPRSGGKRFKKLQWNSAAAETVFTVISAAALTILPLMRLLLFPSSIFIQTYSVVNTELVLKFSGGGLGLLLCFIFGMSFLRSARVLPVRSSLAGSAVLLAALMLNQLFTVVQILFARGVFPLTPLAMKILIPVINNMDKYLYVLLGAALLWTVLILWHAMKNKQVMNGEWNPAVRRKFKAGLRSSRRWMAAAAALMVMIPVLLGVEAVLANQTVELSPAEPVTPNAEHQVVIPAAEVDDHNLHRFGYTAADGTLVRFIIIRKSETMYGVGFDACKICGSSGYYQKNGKIICRKCDVIMNIPTIGFEGGCNPIPLVYRMDKGNLIIASCDLEKETDTFHQEDMFN, via the coding sequence TTGTTAAAAGCGATTGCGATTATGCTGGGAAACGGATTCGAAGCTGCGCTGCTAATAGCCGTTATGATAATTTGGCTGCGGCATGCCGGTAAGCTCCGGCTGGTGAAATGGGTATATGCGGGGGCTGGAGCCGCCGCAGCAGCCGGCTGGCTGGTGCTGTACCCGCTGAAGGTATCGGGTCCGAAGAAGGAAAGCTTCACCGGCTGGATGATGGCCCTGTGCTTCGTACTGGAAATCCTCCTGGTGATCTGGATGAGCAGGGAACTCCGGGGACCGCGTTCCGGGGGCAAGCGGTTCAAGAAGCTTCAATGGAATAGCGCTGCTGCAGAGACCGTATTTACGGTTATCTCGGCAGCAGCACTGACCATCCTGCCGCTGATGCGGCTTCTCTTGTTTCCAAGCAGCATCTTTATCCAGACCTACAGTGTGGTGAATACGGAGCTGGTGCTGAAGTTCTCCGGCGGCGGACTCGGTCTGCTGCTCTGCTTCATCTTTGGGATGTCCTTTCTCAGAAGCGCCAGGGTGTTGCCGGTCCGCAGCTCCTTAGCAGGAAGTGCCGTGCTTCTGGCAGCTTTGATGCTGAATCAGCTGTTCACGGTCGTGCAGATTCTGTTTGCCAGAGGTGTATTTCCGCTGACACCGCTGGCAATGAAGATTCTGATCCCGGTCATTAACAATATGGATAAGTATCTGTATGTACTGCTCGGGGCTGCGCTTCTGTGGACTGTGCTGATTCTCTGGCATGCTATGAAGAACAAGCAAGTGATGAACGGAGAATGGAACCCGGCGGTGCGCAGGAAATTCAAAGCAGGGCTGCGCAGCAGCAGACGCTGGATGGCTGCCGCTGCTGCTCTGATGGTGATGATTCCGGTGCTGCTCGGTGTTGAGGCGGTGCTTGCAAACCAGACGGTGGAATTGTCCCCGGCCGAGCCGGTCACACCGAATGCCGAGCATCAGGTGGTCATTCCCGCCGCAGAGGTGGATGATCATAATCTTCACCGCTTCGGCTATACGGCGGCAGACGGAACGCTGGTCCGCTTCATTATTATCCGCAAGTCGGAAACGATGTACGGCGTCGGGTTCGATGCCTGTAAAATATGCGGATCATCCGGCTATTACCAGAAGAACGGAAAGATCATCTGCCGCAAATGCGATGTCATTATGAATATTCCGACCATCGGCTTCGAGGGCGGCTGTAACCCGATTCCGCTGGTCTACCGGATGGATAAGGGCAATCTGATTATCGCCAGCTGTGATCTGGAGAAGGAAACGGATACTTTTCATCAGGAAGATATGTTCAACTAA
- a CDS encoding iron transporter: MKKVQSYLLMTGIILALSASLVGCSSGNNAAGNNSAAAANNTEVNAAADEAPAFEEFPIGEEQEVEGMKIGALYLQPVDMEPMDKAGLAAAQSDFHLEADIAALEGNETGFGIGEFIPYLTVHYQIKAKSTDKVVSEGTFMPMNASDGAHYGANVKLDGAGDYILNYVIESPEKMDYLLHTDKATGVQARFWQEPISLTWEFPWVPRTW, encoded by the coding sequence ATGAAGAAAGTTCAAAGCTATTTACTGATGACAGGCATTATTCTGGCTTTATCCGCAAGCCTGGTTGGCTGCAGCTCGGGCAACAACGCAGCAGGCAACAACTCGGCTGCCGCAGCTAACAATACAGAGGTTAATGCAGCAGCTGACGAAGCACCTGCCTTTGAAGAATTCCCGATCGGTGAAGAGCAGGAAGTGGAAGGCATGAAGATTGGCGCCCTCTATCTGCAGCCGGTAGATATGGAGCCTATGGACAAGGCCGGACTGGCAGCCGCCCAGTCGGACTTCCACCTGGAGGCTGATATTGCTGCCCTGGAAGGCAATGAGACCGGATTCGGAATCGGCGAGTTTATCCCTTACCTGACCGTTCATTATCAGATTAAGGCCAAGTCCACCGATAAGGTGGTTTCTGAAGGAACCTTCATGCCGATGAATGCTTCGGACGGTGCACACTATGGCGCCAATGTTAAGCTGGATGGTGCGGGAGATTACATTCTTAACTACGTAATTGAATCGCCGGAGAAAATGGACTACCTGCTGCATACAGATAAGGCTACCGGCGTGCAAGCCCGCTTCTGGCAAGAGCCGATCAGCTTGACCTGGGAATTCCCTTGGGTGCCAAGAACCTGGTAA